The Brassica rapa cultivar Chiifu-401-42 chromosome A10, CAAS_Brap_v3.01, whole genome shotgun sequence genome segment GACCACTAGACTAAAGggaatatttattatttgtagccaaaatttgtttataaattgaACGGCCGGAAACAATCTGATTCTTCTGCGTGGTCCAAGGTCTGGCACTATTCGTAAGTCGTATTAGACCATATGTCTTTCTTATAAACAAGAATCtgttaagaaaagaaaagagacttTATTTTGCATGAAAAAACGTTACGCAATTTGCCTTGTATACACTTTTTTCTGATATGCCTTGTATACACTTTTTTTCCTTTCTAGCTAGAAGCTAATTGTTGTCATACGTCATGAAGGAACTATATATATCGTTATTAATTTAGGAATCCAAATACAGTTCAACTCATTTGTCATTCAAGTATTCAATTCAACAAATCTGTTGTATCTATGAAAATATAAGCTGGTAATGAAATATTTGTAATGACGTTTAACTGATTTCTATATGTAGTATTGTAGTGCAGTGACAAACATTATAATGCATCGGCTATTACCACTGTTCTAAAAAACAGTCTATGCGGCGTCCAGACGTTCGATTAGTCGGCAAAATAGGTATGAGCAAAacgattttttcaaaaattgaccTAGCTAAAAAATCGGTCTAGCTGTTTAAGAAACCGGCTTTTGCGCCCGTCTAAGCAATAATCATGTACAAAACGCCTAACCACCGCATAGGGATATTTAGAACATTGGCTATACTCTTGTATCTTGACATGTCTAAACAAACCCCCCATAATAAGATGGTCCTAAATAACCCAGAGCTAATTTTTACATGGGGGCTTATCCTCGGAATATAATATAACTTCAAGCCGGGCTTTATAATTTCTGTTTGAAGGATAATATAGAAGAGTGAATTTAGGTTGCCGTGTCGTTTCTGGTTGGTACAGCTTTTCTTCATCGCATTGTGATAAAACGCCGTGCTTTGTATAAGCGAGCCCGTTTACAAGAAGAGTGTATGTATACTTTTATTCTATTGGGCCTTAGGTAAAACCCCAATGAGCCACGTGATCCGCACGTGCACACTACAACACTGATTACCTGAACCAACAACAGTAAGAGATTTATCATCATTTTAGAACCTAAAATCGTTTTTTAGTCTTGCGATGGAGACGCTTCCAATTTCCGCGGAGAGCTTCAAGGTAGGGTTCATCGGAGCTGGAAAGATGGCGGAGAGTATAGCCAGAGGCGTCGTTGCCTCCGGGATGCTTCCTCCGAACTGTATCTCCACCGCCGTTCACTCGAATCTGAATCGCCGTCAAGTCTTCGAGTCCTTTGGGGTCAATGTCTTCTCCAGTAGCGAAGAAGTAAAGTGGCTCTTCTTCTCTTTACCTAGATAGTGTTTAAATAGAGAGGGAGATTGATGGATGTTGAAAAAATTTGGCAGGTTGTTAGAGAAAGCGATGTTGTGATCTTCTCTGTGAAACCTCAAGTTGGTATATTTTCTATTGAATCACAATCGAATacctaaaaaatgaaaaaaaaaactatttgagaTCTACATAAGCTGTACATTTGTCTTGTGTAGTTAAGAAGGCCATCACGGAAGTGAGGTCGAAGCTCTCTAAGGATAAGGTTCTTGTTTCGGTTGCGGCGGGGATCAAGTTGAAAGATCTTCAGGTTGGCATCTTTGTATAGAAAGGAGTATACTTTTTCAGAGAAATGGTTCATCAGTCTTGAATCATAAGCTCTATGGTTCTATTTCAGTGTTTGCATCAAACATGCTCTCTTTGAAACAAAAGCTGAAAGATTTAATTTTTGGTCTTATGCTAGGAATGGTCTGGTCAAGATCGATTCATAAGGGTGATGCCTAATACACCAGCTGCAGTTGGTGAGGCAGCTTCAGGTAGTTTCTCTCATAATCCATGTTTGTGATTTATTACTATCAAATGCCTACTGATGATGAAGGTTATGTCTTGTGTGAAACAGTAATGAGCCTTGGAACAGCGGCAACGGAAGAAGACGGAGCACTTGTTGCTAAGTTGTTTGGCTCTGTGGGGAAGATGTTCAAAGCTGATGAGAAAATGTTTGATGCTGTCACTGGTCTCAGGTACTTCACGGTTTCTGAATGTCTTAAGTTGTTCAAGTTACCATCTGAAATTTTCGATCTTGTTACAGTGGAAGTGGACCAGCGTACATATTCTTAGCCATTGAAGCTTTAGCTGATGGAGGAGTAGCTGCTGGTTTACCCCGAGAACTTGCTTTGGGTTTAGCTTCACAGACGGTCAGTGAACTGACCCATTGGTCCCCTACAGCTTCTTTaatccttttttcttttctgtttgtCTTAATGTTTTGAAAACTAGAAAGAGAAGCCTgagctgtgtgtgtgtgtctatgGCAGGTGCTTGGAGCTGCAACAATGGTGAGCAAAACCGGGAAGCATCCGGGTGTGTTGAAAGATGATGTTACTTCACCAGGCGGGACTACAATAGCCGGAGTTCATGAACTGGAGAAAGGTTCTTTCCGTGCAACACTTATGAATGCTGTTGTTGCTGCAGCTGATCGAAGCCGTGAACTCTCACAGAGCTAAATTATATAAGAGAGTTAGTTGCATCTATTATTTCACCTCACAGATTCACCAAAATAAGAGGTTTTGATATTTGCTTTGGTAGATGTGAAAACTATTTATCTGGTTCCTAGTCTGGTTCAGATCTCAGCTACTTTGTTACTATTCTTATATCTAATAAAAACTTCATGTCTCAGTGCTGGGTATTAATAAGGGTGGAAACAGTAATAAACCACTAACCTTAAGCTTGCAAGGGACTAAGGTGGATTGGCTTGCCTAAACCATCTACTACTATGAGTCAATGCCTAATCTAGTCAAGCTCCAACAAGGAATATCCATATATGACAAGTCAATAGAGGCTTGAATCGTCAAAGAAATCGACTAATTTGCATTTTCAAAAGACTCGGGGCTATATTACCAAATCTTGGTATAGAATGTATATACACATTAGACAAACATATAAGAAGAAAGTCACTGATGAAGACTGAAGAGAAAAGAAGACtcataaaaagaagaagataaaaccAAGATTTTTGATAACCAGTTTCACTCTTTTTTCCGGTCCATAATTTGCCAATTTGGTAAATCACGGCCGGAGAATACCATGTAACCGTATGATCCGTAGCAAACGGTTTAAGAAgggaaaaacccaaaaaatagtAGAGAAGGCTTATAGctgtgatgaagaagatgaacctGTAGTAACCAAACTCTCCCGAGCAGTCACTGCCACAACATTGGTGACACGAAGCACGGCTTGTGCGCTTAGAGCCGACAGCTTTGACTTGCAGAAGATTTCCCACGTAATTGGCTCTGCCTCCAGGGTTTGTTGCTCTTCCTCTGGCGATGATGCAGTCTCGGGTTTAATGAGAGGTTGAGCTTTTTCATACACGGTCTGAAGTTCCAGTAGGACGGTGCGCGCAGCCTCGCGGGACTCAGGGAGCTGATCACTAAGCTGAGACGCGGCCGCTTGAACTAGTTTGTCGATTCCATATTCTGTAATACCTTCAACGCCCTGCAATATGTATATCATAGCGCAAGGAGTTATTGAAATTGTTACATAACAAGTGATGCCTTTGAGATATATATGATGTACTTGTATTACCAGTCGGGGTACACTTCGGGAAAAGCATAATGATGCTTTTGCACGGATCCGAGGATTCCTGTTCTTGAGACAAGGTTGCAGCTTTGGTAACAGCAAAGTTGGGGAAACGTATTTGGTCATTGATGTTAAAGCTTTGTCAGCTGCCTCGCAGACAAACCTTTTGTCTTGGGATGATTTGAGGAGGAGTTGAGTAAGCTGAGAGCATAGTGTATGAAATGTTATCACAACAAGTAAAGTTCCATCAACGTTACACAGTGAAagagtaaaaagaaaaagaaaaaagagttaCCAGAGAATCCAATAGATCTGTAATATGGTCGTTATATGCACTGAAGATGTCTGCAGATGTCATGCATGCGGTTTTACATACTGCACTTCTAGGATTCTTCAGTGATTTCACGACGAGTGGGATCACTTTTTCGCTGTTAGAAATTATCATCGTGAGACATCCATTTTTTAAAGTTACTTTAAAGAGATAGTAAAGTCGTAGACATCAGTATAGAGAAGATGGCTTACAGCATATGAAGCATAGTTTCCTTGTGGAATATGGAAAGGCGACGAACATTATTAAGAGCGTCACAGACTGATACCCAATCCTTGGAGTCAAGGCCAGCTAGAACCGACTGAAGACAAAAATGAGACCAAACTGATAATCATAAATCCAATCTCTATATAAAATGGATATCATCGTAGTTATGGACATATGGTTGTAGTGATGCTAATGGAATTAATAGAATCATAACACACAGAAGCACAAAGCATGAGATGTACCTTGAGAACAGCATCAGCATCGTCAACATTATTCAAGTTCTGGGATTCAATATATTCAACTTCCACGGTAGCTTTCTCTGCCTCGGGTTTCTCTGTTTCTACAAGGCTGGGATTCGAAACCACAGAGCTTGGCAATGGTCTATCATCAGATTTTCCATTCATCTTCCCAACACAAGGCTTGGTTAAGCTAGCTTTACATTCACTCATCTTCTCAGTTACAGGGAGAGAATTCAAATCTTGTAAAGTATTAGTGGCCATACGTGAAAGTTACCTGCGTGAAGAACTAGAAATAAGTCAACCAACATAACAAAATAACTGTAAAATAACTGTAACCTACTTAGTTTTACTTTTACCTAATACTGAGACTAAAGTGAAACTCAAATCCGTTTCTAGCTCATCACATAGGGGAGACAGATCCTTTGGAAATCAAAATTACTCACAAATCTCGATGAGTTCAAGTCTATAAAGGAGCTTGAAGCAGCCAAGAATCGCCACCAGCAAAACAGCATACTAAGAAGAAACTATTATTCGCAATGAATAACTCTACTAGTCAACTTCACAGACTATTGAAGTAAGATCGAAGCGGACCACGGCGTAGATCTACATTTCGAACTCGAAATCTTCTAAGCAATTTAACAATCACAGCAACAAAAAAGAGGTTCTCACTCGATACACTCTCCGAAGATCTCAATTAGTCCTCGCGATTCCAAATCCTAAAAGTTTTCTGATTCCAGAGATCAAAACTAGATGAAAAGTACGCATGTGAATATCTACCTACACCAGTTCAAAGTTGCATTATGAGTTTACGGAAAATGAGGACAGAGAAATTTACCGGCGAATCAAGCAGTGGCAGCAAGAGGTAGCAGCCTCTGAGTAACAAAGGCGAAACGCCGTGGACTCGAAAATCGCCGACCTTAGAAATCTAAATTCAAGGAAATGGAATTTGAACTGCGACGAGAAAACGAGTGAGAAAGAGTCTTTTTTAATTTGTTGAAGGCGACTAATTATAAACCGGCGATGTACTTTCACGAGTCGTATTCATATGGTGTGCTTCTTAGCGACGTCGTATTCGCATGGTTTGGCTTGATACGGTGTCGTATATGAAGTTTAAGTGATTGCCTCGCGGTTgaaattcatgtttttttttttctgctaaTCTGATCTGATCACATATATTTTATTCCCCAAAATATCTTCTTCACTGAATATATTGTTTCCAAGTAAAATTCACTTTCTCTTTTGGgttgatttgattttatataCTTTAGCGATTATTATGTTCATTTTGTTTGATTAGATTTTTTTGATAATGACATTCCAGCGCCAAAAACATCCTCGTCAACTGTCGACTAGTCGCTGTGAATCTACTGAACTAGCATAAAATCTCTTATAAATGGTTTTCTTCTAGCAATGTTTTGTAAATGTTTCTTTTATCATGAATGTTGATAACGATGACTTTAAATGGCTACATTTTTTGGTGCACAGACAAAAAAAATGGATGATCTAACTAAGAGCTTTGAATCAATATTGTACTTCTTTAGTATAAGAACTAAATTCAAATCTGGCCAAAACCGTATAAACCAACATGAATCATTTGAAGGATTTgggttttgagtagtgaaaaaTAATGTGTGGTCTTAAGTTTAAGTTgataaagaaaaggtttgtatataacaaaagtttcaaaGTTTTGTATCTAAGATATCAAATACACAATGATGCGAGAAAATCAAAAGCATTTCTTTACTCAACATTTTCTGATTCAATCATTAGAGACTTATAACTTATTATATGTTTTAGTTAGTTTAATGATTGTGCATatcttttgaataaaaaatgtcAATATTCCGGTTGAGTTATGATTCAAAACATGTCTTGCAGAGAAATTACAAATGACAGACTGAACGATTATCATCCACCCCACTCTCTTCTCCCATCAagagaaaatgaaaaacaatatatatcatAGTTTTAATACCCATAATAATGATTGATATAGTTGTCgagaaaattaaatattggTACAAACATGGATGACCCACGCTCTACAACATGATTATACAAACGTTGTCGTAATGGCTTAATTGGGTCAGCGTCGGTGTGTGTGTGCCTAACCATAAGTGGGTCGACCCGGTTTCATTTCcggttttaaattataaaaaaaacttaaaaccagCACTCAGTCAATTAGGCTCTTGAGGCAGTTTCACCAATTCTCGGTTCATCTCTCAAagatcaaatataacatatgaaTCATATAGATAGACTCAAAGATAAATGTCATGAAATAGCAACGTTACATACACGTCTTGTTGGTTTATTACAATGTTTTCAAATGAACAAAGCACAAAAcgttgataatttatttaatttaaccGTCTGCTTTGCCCTTTGGAGACAAGACTTGATAGTGCTGAAAGTTGAAACAAGCTTACCTGTATTGAGGAGCAAGCTCACCATCCTTAACGATGTAGTTCTGAGCAGGGAAGTCCTCTCCCTTGAAATACTTCTCCAACATGTCTTTCGTCCCCGCCGCATATCGTAGCTGGATTAGACCAAAGCACAAGACTCTTGCAGATTAGTAGCGACCAAGCGACATGTAGACTTCTACACCATATATGATTCGTTAACATATATTACCTGAGCATCAATGGTGGTGCCAGAGATGTGAGGAGTCATGGCTTGGTTCGGCATGTAACGCCATGGATGGTCCTTAGGAGCCGGCTGCGGGTCCCACACGTCTCCGCTGTAGCCTCCGATGTGTCCGCTCTCCACCGCCTCCACCACCGCTTGCCTATCCATGATGGCTCCTCTCGCGTTGTTCACAATCAAAACGCCTTTCTTCATTTTCCCTATCATCTCTTTATTGAACATCCCTCTGCATGAAACAAGAAAACAAGATCCCATTCGGTCATATCACAACGCACAAACTATAACTCGTGTGTGTTGTTATATTAACACAGTATTTAACTTACCTTGTCTTCTCAGTGAGAGGGGTGTTGACGACTACAACGTCGCATTTAGGAAGCATCTCATCAAGACTCTCAACATACTTAGCACCAGTTTCCTTCTCCATCTCCGGTCCCATCTGGAGCCTGtcatggtacaacaagttgcACCCGAACGGCTTCAACCGCTGTAGCAAAAGCTTCCCGATTCTACCAGCTCCCACAGTTCCCACCGTCTTGCCTTCCAGATCATACGCTCTATAAGCAATGCCTGCCACGTTCCACTCTCCATTCACGACTTGGTTGTACCCCGGAACGAAGTTGCGCATGAGGATCAAGATCCTCATGAGCTCGTCCTCAGCCACGGAGACAACGTTGCTTCCCGTGACTTCAGCGACCGTCAGTCCAGCAGCTGCAGCTGCCTGCAGATCGATGTGGTCGGATCCGATCCCGGCTGTGAGGAGAAGCTGAAGGTTCTTGGCCTTCTTGATTCTTTCCGCAGTGACGTAAGCCGGGTGGAATGGGGTGGATATGAGGACGTGAAGGTCAGGGATATGCTTCTCGAGCTCTGccaatcatataaaaaatagcATAAGCGCCACCATATGTATTGTATTGTTTTGTTATGCATATTTGAATGACTACTTACCGCAATTTGGACCTTCTTTGTCGTCAGTGACAATGTAGTGATGACCTTGTGATTCAAGCCAGTTCCTGATACCTAAAGCGTTCTCGACGCAGCCAAGGAAGTTAGGATTCTTTGAAGCGTATTCGTTGGCCTTGTAGAAAACTCCAACAATCTTTTTGCTATCTCCAGAAGAAGCCTGTTTCATAAGTCATTTCAGAAACCAACAtctaacttttaaataaaaatactaatttCAAAGATTAGTGAATGTATAAAAACTCTGAAAAGCATCAAAAGAGAGACCAGACCACTCAACCAAGCCCAAACCCTTTAGAGGCCCAAACCGTTAAGattgaaaaatcaaaaatcgtgccgtttataatttttcaagaAAGAAACACcttgtagttttttttaatttacaatgAAATCTAACTGGCTAATCTAAATCAGACCGGACAGTTGTACTTTCCTAATGTTTAGCCACACGTTACAGTCATGCACGGGGTCTCTGATTCATATCCCTAACAACAGGGATTCTTTCACGCTAAAAAGCTGTAACTAATCAGTTTTAGTGAAATCGTAGATCTGAAAACCTTAATGACATACACAGAACCGTCTGCGTAAATCAAAGCAAGTTCAGCACAGACAACACTTAGAAAGCTGCAAAGTAATGTACGATTGAGTACGAGCCCAACTTAAAATACTTAATAGCATCAGAAACCgtgaaagaacaaaaaaataagaagagatCTGAGGGTTCATACATTAAATTTTCTGGCAAAATAACCAGAAGATGAAGACGAAACGCAGGAGGCCCTGATCGCTGCTCTGGTGACTCTTCTCATCGCCATATTCTCTCAGTAGATCCGAGCTCAAAGGAGGAGATTTTATCACTTCGCTACTTCGTGTCGATATTTTTGTAGAACCAGTACCCgtagaagaggaagatgaagagagTATATATTTAGTacatgaagaagatgaaagttCACGCACGCACCTGTCCCAGTTCTATTCGTCTCTATCTAGTACGTCACGTGGCAAATTATAGAGATCCGACGGCTCCCGGTGTATTATTGATGGATTGTGTTTAGGATAAGTGTTATAGAATCGTACTATTGATTTTGATTAATAAGGTACGAAAACATTAAAGCCCAATAAAAGGCCCATCATAAGGCCTGGTAACGGTTTTAGAGTGGTTTAGGACTCCTAAACGGTGCTGTTTTGATTCTCGTCGTCGAGGTTCGAAACTCTTTTTTCTCAGTTGGTAGGGGAAATACAATGAGTCGGAATATTAAAGCCCAATAAAAGGCCCATCTAAAGGCCTCGTAACGGTTTTAGAGTGGTTTAGGACTCCTAAACCGTGCCGTTTTGATTCTCGTCGTCGAGGTTCGAAACTCTTTTTTCTCAGTTGGTAGGGGAAACACAATGAGTCGTCGTCACAAGCCGACGCCATGAGACTTTGCAGGAGTCTCTGGAGAGCTTTGGAGATTTAGATGAACTCCAATCCCTCTGCTGATGATGATAAAGATTTGGAACAATCACACGGGAAAACACAGATTCTTTCTCTCGAAGTCCCGCTCTTTCTCGTCAATCAAACGACCCGATGAGAGCAGCCTCTTGATCTCACCACGCAGATTCAACCCAGCCTCTTACGTCTCTCTATTCCACACTCTCTTCCGTCTCTACTTAAGATGCGGGAGGCTCTACGGTGCAGCGAGGACGCTCTCCGCGATGTGCACCTTCGGGTTCGCTCCCGATTCGCGTCTCTTGAACAGCTTACTACACCAATTCAATCTCAACTGTTTAGTACCTCACCGCAAGGTATCGTTGATTTACAACAAGATGATAACTTTCGGTGTTTCACCTGACGTCTTTGCTACCAATTCGTTGATTCATTCGTTCTGCAAAGTGGGTCGATTGAGATTAGCTGTTAGTTTACTTAGAAGTAGAGTAGTCAGCGTCGATACTGTTACTTACAACACTGTGATTCAAGGCTTATGCCAACACGGTTTGGCTGACGAGGCTTATGGGCTTCTCTCTGAGATGGTGAAGAGAGGTGTACTCCCAGATACTGTTAGCTACAACACTCTGATCAACGGGTTTTGTAAAGTTGGAAACTTTGCTAGAGCTAAGTCATTAGTCGACGAGATCGGTGAACTAAACCTCGTGACTCACACTATACTCATAAGCTCTTACTACAGCCTCCACGCCATTGAAGATGCTTACAAGGATATGGTTATGAGCGGGTTTAACCCGAATGTTGTTACTTTTAGCTCGATTATTAACCGGTTGTGTAAAGACGGGAAAGTGGTGGAAGCGGGGTTGCTGCTGAGGGAAATGGAGGAGATGGGCGTGTATCCGAACCGTGTAACTTATACTACTCTTGTTGATTCGTTGTTTAAAGGGGGATGTTGTGGGGAGGCTTTGGCTCTATACAGTCAGATGGTTGTGCGTGGGGTTCCTGTAGATTTAGTTGTGTATACTGTTTTGATGGATGGATTGTTTAAGGGCGGAGAACGTAGGGAGGGTGAGAAAACGTTTGAGATGCTTTTGGGAGATAATCAAGTTCCGAGTGTGGTTACTTATACGGCTTTGGTTGATGGTTTGTGCAAAGCGGGGGATTTAAGCGGTGCTGAGTCTGTAATAACGCAGATGTTGGAGAAAAGTGTATTTCCGAATGTTGTGACTTACTCTAGTATGATAAATGGCTATGTGAAGAGAGGGATGTTGGAAGAAGCTGTTACTGTGATGAGGAAAATGGAAGATCATAACATTGTGCCGAACTGTTTTACTTATGGTACAGTTATTGATGGCTTGTTTAAGGCAGGGGAACAAGAAGTGGCTATTGAAATGAGCAAGGAGATGAAATTTATTGGGTTGGAGGAAAACCACTACGTACTTGATGCTCTGGTGAATCATTTGAAGAGAAGTGGCGGGGTTAGGGAAGTTAAGGGATTAGTCAAAGACATGGTTTCTAAAGGAGTGACACTGGATCGTATCAACTACACCTCTTTAATTGATGTGTTCTTCAAAGGAGGAGAGGAAGAAGCTGCTCTCGCTT includes the following:
- the LOC103846455 gene encoding pyrroline-5-carboxylate reductase, with the protein product METLPISAESFKVGFIGAGKMAESIARGVVASGMLPPNCISTAVHSNLNRRQVFESFGVNVFSSSEEVVRESDVVIFSVKPQVVKKAITEVRSKLSKDKVLVSVAAGIKLKDLQEWSGQDRFIRVMPNTPAAVGEAASVMSLGTAATEEDGALVAKLFGSVGKMFKADEKMFDAVTGLSGSGPAYIFLAIEALADGGVAAGLPRELALGLASQTVLGAATMVSKTGKHPGVLKDDVTSPGGTTIAGVHELEKGSFRATLMNAVVAAADRSRELSQS
- the LOC103846456 gene encoding uncharacterized protein LOC103846456; the encoded protein is MATNTLQDLNSLPVTEKMSECKASLTKPCVGKMNGKSDDRPLPSSVVSNPSLVETEKPEAEKATVEVEYIESQNLNNVDDADAVLKSVLAGLDSKDWVSVCDALNNVRRLSIFHKETMLHMLEKVIPLVVKSLKNPRSAVCKTACMTSADIFSAYNDHITDLLDSLLTQLLLKSSQDKRFVCEAADKALTSMTKYVSPTLLLPKLQPCLKNRNPRIRAKASLCFSRSVPRLGVEGITEYGIDKLVQAAASQLSDQLPESREAARTVLLELQTVYEKAQPLIKPETASSPEEEQQTLEAEPITWEIFCKSKLSALSAQAVLRVTNVVAVTARESLVTTGSSSSSQL
- the LOC103846458 gene encoding formate dehydrogenase, chloroplastic/mitochondrial, which produces MAMRRVTRAAIRASCVSSSSSGYFARKFNASSGDSKKIVGVFYKANEYASKNPNFLGCVENALGIRNWLESQGHHYIVTDDKEGPNCELEKHIPDLHVLISTPFHPAYVTAERIKKAKNLQLLLTAGIGSDHIDLQAAAAAGLTVAEVTGSNVVSVAEDELMRILILMRNFVPGYNQVVNGEWNVAGIAYRAYDLEGKTVGTVGAGRIGKLLLQRLKPFGCNLLYHDRLQMGPEMEKETGAKYVESLDEMLPKCDVVVVNTPLTEKTRGMFNKEMIGKMKKGVLIVNNARGAIMDRQAVVEAVESGHIGGYSGDVWDPQPAPKDHPWRYMPNQAMTPHISGTTIDAQLRYAAGTKDMLEKYFKGEDFPAQNYIVKDGELAPQYR
- the LOC103846460 gene encoding pentatricopeptide repeat-containing protein At5g14770, mitochondrial, which translates into the protein MMIKIWNNHTGKHRFFLSKSRSFSSIKRPDESSLLISPRRFNPASYVSLFHTLFRLYLRCGRLYGAARTLSAMCTFGFAPDSRLLNSLLHQFNLNCLVPHRKVSLIYNKMITFGVSPDVFATNSLIHSFCKVGRLRLAVSLLRSRVVSVDTVTYNTVIQGLCQHGLADEAYGLLSEMVKRGVLPDTVSYNTLINGFCKVGNFARAKSLVDEIGELNLVTHTILISSYYSLHAIEDAYKDMVMSGFNPNVVTFSSIINRLCKDGKVVEAGLLLREMEEMGVYPNRVTYTTLVDSLFKGGCCGEALALYSQMVVRGVPVDLVVYTVLMDGLFKGGERREGEKTFEMLLGDNQVPSVVTYTALVDGLCKAGDLSGAESVITQMLEKSVFPNVVTYSSMINGYVKRGMLEEAVTVMRKMEDHNIVPNCFTYGTVIDGLFKAGEQEVAIEMSKEMKFIGLEENHYVLDALVNHLKRSGGVREVKGLVKDMVSKGVTLDRINYTSLIDVFFKGGEEEAALAWAEEMQEKGMPWDVVSYNVLINGLLKVGRVGADWAYKGMRDKGIEPDVATFNIMMSSLRKQGNLEGVLNLWDKMKSHGVKPSLMSCNIVIETLCEQGEMELAIDILHQMMVMEIHPNITIYRIFLEASSKHKRADVIFKTHEKLLSCGVNLSKQVYNTLIATLCKLGMTKKAAMVMEDMKERGFVPDTVTFNALMQGYFVGSHIGKALSTYYVMLEAGTSPNIATYNTIIRGLSDAGLIKEVEKWLSEMKSRGMRPDDFTYNALISGQAKMGNKKESMTLYCEMIANGLVPRTSTYNVLISEFVRVGKMPQARELMKEMGKRRVSPNTSTYCTMISGLCKLCTHPEVEWNRKAMYLAEAKGLLKEMIEEKGYIPCDQTVYWISAAFSKPGMKVDAERFLKECYKRKNARSSDS